A genome region from Streptomyces pratensis includes the following:
- a CDS encoding sensor histidine kinase, with protein sequence MSTTWRRRATFSPRTAEVMTLALLFVTAVAGTLLSHWTVPGRSTPWPGLVLSALACAALVWRRSHPVPVLVATASCAAVEGVMGYLMTPVLLSPLLAAQYSTGLRTNRVAAWCWALVTTAVTVVSGVWHTEFHSYWIIGIANPGAWILLSAALGSYVRVRRDYAAARAEHIFREREEEARHRVVQERMRIARELHDVVAHHLALANAQAGTASHLARADPDRAYEMLGKLSGTTAAALRELKATVGLLRQETDTPDGLAPAPGLEQLPELVAACEAAGLVVTVTTEGQPQPLSSGLGLTAYRIVQEALTNVTKHAATGTARVRLTYTQRFLTLTVTNDESSTRPAARPDPGQGFGLLGMRERALATGGTFRAGPRPQGGFEVACTIPLDSHDESTAS encoded by the coding sequence ATGAGCACCACCTGGCGGCGACGGGCCACGTTCAGCCCCCGCACCGCCGAGGTCATGACGCTCGCGCTGCTGTTCGTGACCGCTGTCGCGGGCACCCTCCTGAGCCACTGGACGGTGCCCGGCCGCAGCACCCCGTGGCCCGGCCTCGTGCTGTCCGCGCTCGCCTGCGCCGCGCTGGTCTGGCGTCGCAGCCATCCGGTGCCGGTCCTGGTGGCGACCGCGTCGTGTGCCGCCGTCGAAGGCGTGATGGGCTATCTCATGACGCCCGTCCTGTTGAGCCCTCTGCTGGCCGCCCAGTACTCCACCGGTCTGCGGACCAACCGCGTGGCCGCCTGGTGCTGGGCGCTGGTGACCACCGCGGTGACGGTCGTGTCCGGCGTCTGGCACACCGAATTCCACTCCTACTGGATCATCGGCATCGCCAACCCCGGTGCCTGGATCCTGTTGTCGGCCGCCCTCGGGAGCTACGTGCGGGTCCGCCGCGACTACGCCGCCGCACGCGCCGAGCACATCTTCCGCGAGCGGGAGGAGGAGGCGCGCCACCGCGTGGTCCAGGAACGCATGCGCATCGCGCGCGAGCTCCACGACGTGGTCGCCCACCACCTCGCGCTGGCCAACGCCCAGGCCGGAACCGCCTCTCACCTCGCGCGGGCCGACCCCGACCGGGCGTACGAGATGCTGGGCAAGCTCTCCGGGACGACCGCCGCCGCCCTGCGCGAACTCAAGGCGACCGTCGGCCTGCTGCGCCAGGAGACCGACACCCCCGACGGCCTGGCCCCCGCGCCCGGCCTGGAGCAACTGCCCGAACTGGTCGCCGCCTGCGAGGCGGCCGGGCTGGTGGTCACCGTCACGACGGAGGGACAGCCGCAACCCCTGTCGTCGGGGCTCGGCCTGACCGCGTACAGGATCGTCCAGGAAGCCCTGACCAACGTGACCAAGCACGCCGCCACCGGTACCGCTCGCGTCCGGCTGACCTACACCCAGCGCTTCCTCACCCTCACGGTCACCAACGACGAGTCCTCCACCCGTCCTGCGGCCCGGCCCGACCCGGGCCAGGGCTTCGGACTCCTCGGCATGCGGGAGCGCGCCCTCGCGACCGGCGGCACCTTCCGGGCGGGGCCCCGCCCGCAGGGCGGATTCGAGGTCGCCTGCACCATTCCCCTGGACAGCCACGACGAAAGCACCGCCTCATGA
- a CDS encoding response regulator transcription factor — MTIRVLLADDQALLRATFRILIESDPGMTVVGEAADGQEAIALTREHTPDVVLMDIRMPGTDGLTATTDICSRPELVATRVLILTTFENDQNVAEALRAGASGFLGKDVGPDVLLTGIRTVAAGDSLLSPTATRALISRFLATPDDEPLAPPEGLAALTDREREVMALAAHGRSNADIAEQLVVSPLTVRSHIQRAMNKLHCRDRAQLVVIAYQSGLVKPRPYEGG; from the coding sequence ATGACCATCCGCGTCCTGCTCGCCGACGACCAGGCTCTGCTGCGGGCCACCTTCCGCATCCTCATCGAGTCGGACCCCGGTATGACCGTGGTCGGCGAGGCCGCCGACGGGCAGGAGGCGATCGCGCTCACGCGCGAACACACCCCCGACGTTGTCCTCATGGACATCCGCATGCCCGGCACCGACGGTCTGACCGCCACCACCGACATCTGCTCCCGGCCGGAACTGGTGGCCACCCGCGTCCTGATCCTCACCACTTTCGAGAACGACCAGAACGTCGCCGAGGCACTGCGAGCCGGTGCCAGCGGCTTCCTCGGCAAGGACGTCGGCCCGGACGTCCTCCTGACCGGCATCCGCACGGTCGCCGCCGGGGACTCCCTGCTCTCTCCCACAGCGACCAGAGCGCTCATCAGTCGTTTCCTGGCCACCCCTGACGACGAACCGCTCGCACCGCCGGAGGGGCTCGCCGCCCTCACGGACCGCGAGCGCGAGGTCATGGCCCTGGCGGCCCACGGCAGGTCCAACGCCGACATCGCCGAACAGCTCGTGGTCAGCCCCCTGACGGTCCGCAGTCACATCCAGCGCGCCATGAACAAGCTCCACTGCCGCGACCGTGCCCAGCTCGTCGTCATCGCCTACCAGAGCGGGCTGGTCAAGCCCCGTCCGTACGAGGGCGGCTGA
- a CDS encoding AraC family transcriptional regulator: MLDRLNQAMEHIESHLDQPIDVAGLARISVTSEYHFRRMFSALAGLPLSEYVRRRRLTVAGAEVLAGERTLLDIATRYGYGSGEAFARAFRTMHGVGPGEARRTGAALHSQQRMSFRLIVEGNSSMRYRTVDKDAFRVVGRKARVPLIHEGANPAIGDFIRGIAPDTLRRIAALADQEPAGIVGVSDQLDPSRAEGTELDYYHGVVTGAEVPEDMDALDVPAGTWAVFENSGPFPQTLQYMWRDVFTQWFPSNPYGSRPGPEILSVRLSEDGARADAELWIPVERSAT; encoded by the coding sequence ATGCTGGACCGGCTGAACCAGGCCATGGAGCACATCGAGTCCCACCTCGACCAGCCGATCGACGTGGCCGGTCTCGCGCGCATCTCGGTGACGTCGGAGTACCACTTCCGGCGGATGTTCTCCGCGCTGGCGGGCCTCCCGCTGTCGGAGTACGTCCGGCGCAGACGGCTCACCGTGGCGGGCGCCGAGGTGCTCGCCGGCGAGCGGACGCTGCTGGACATCGCCACGCGCTACGGCTACGGCTCGGGTGAGGCCTTCGCCCGGGCGTTCCGCACCATGCACGGCGTGGGTCCGGGCGAGGCCCGGCGCACGGGCGCGGCGCTGCATTCCCAGCAACGGATGTCCTTCCGCCTCATCGTCGAAGGGAACAGCAGCATGCGATACAGGACCGTGGACAAGGACGCCTTCCGTGTGGTCGGCAGGAAGGCCCGCGTACCGCTCATCCACGAGGGGGCGAATCCGGCGATCGGCGACTTCATCCGGGGCATCGCCCCGGACACCCTGCGGCGCATCGCCGCGCTGGCCGACCAGGAGCCGGCGGGGATCGTCGGGGTCAGCGACCAGCTCGACCCGAGCCGCGCGGAGGGGACCGAACTCGACTACTACCACGGGGTGGTGACGGGCGCCGAGGTGCCCGAGGACATGGACGCCCTGGACGTCCCGGCCGGCACGTGGGCCGTCTTCGAGAACTCCGGCCCGTTCCCGCAGACACTCCAGTACATGTGGCGGGACGTGTTCACGCAGTGGTTCCCGTCGAATCCGTACGGGAGCAGGCCCGGGCCGGAGATCCTGAGCGTGCGGCTGTCCGAGGACGGGGCGCGGGCGGACGCGGAGCTCTGGATCCCGGTGGAGCGGTCCGCCACCTGA
- a CDS encoding TetR/AcrR family transcriptional regulator has product MTLPERELVRDRERTRRAILEAAEQAFEQRGAKASLAEIAAIAGVTKSGLMHHFRTREELISQVIEHTIGRSWEEVRAHVDLTENRPGKFTRGYVRAFTGGSEYLTRVFSPSGLLAALGTLEAAESAEALQQADARAWNEAFDADGLPPGRALAVRYAAEGLIFSVNTPYLTPGQLALARADLMALTEVEPGPPSSPR; this is encoded by the coding sequence ATGACGCTGCCTGAACGAGAGCTGGTGCGCGACCGTGAGCGCACGCGCCGCGCGATCCTCGAAGCGGCGGAGCAGGCGTTCGAGCAGCGCGGGGCCAAGGCCAGCCTCGCTGAGATCGCGGCGATCGCCGGAGTCACCAAGAGCGGCCTGATGCACCACTTCCGGACCCGGGAGGAGCTGATCAGCCAGGTGATCGAGCACACCATCGGCCGGTCCTGGGAAGAGGTCCGCGCCCACGTCGACCTCACCGAGAACCGCCCCGGCAAGTTCACCCGCGGCTACGTACGCGCCTTCACCGGGGGGAGCGAGTACCTGACCCGCGTCTTCAGCCCCAGCGGCCTGCTCGCCGCCCTGGGCACCCTGGAAGCCGCTGAGTCCGCCGAAGCGCTCCAGCAGGCCGACGCCCGCGCCTGGAACGAGGCGTTCGACGCCGACGGCCTGCCCCCGGGACGAGCCCTGGCCGTCCGCTACGCGGCGGAAGGGCTGATCTTCTCGGTGAACACCCCGTACCTGACCCCCGGCCAACTGGCCCTGGCCCGCGCGGACCTCATGGCGCTCACCGAAGTGGAGCCAGGACCGCCGTCGTCGCCGCGGTGA
- the aac(3) gene encoding aminoglycoside 3-N-acetyltransferase has product MDAPHPDQATLLARADGPVTRDRLVRDLGALGLAEGDTVMFHTRMSAIGYVAGGPPTLIGALREVVGDRGTLMVTCGWNDAPPYDFTDWPQAWQEAVRAGHPAYDPVSSEADHDNGRLPEALRRWPGAVRSRHPDVSFAALGAAAGELTADHPWDDPHGPGSPLGRLVALGGRVLMLGAPLETLTLLHHAEALADVPGKRFVEYEQPVLVGGERVWRRFRDIDSSDGAFDYSSVTPAGQDPFETIVRDMLAAGTGLRGRVGAADSHLFEADEVVDFGLAWIQEKLGGAAV; this is encoded by the coding sequence ATGGATGCACCGCACCCGGACCAGGCCACCCTGCTCGCGCGTGCCGACGGCCCCGTCACCCGTGACCGGCTCGTCCGCGACCTGGGCGCGCTCGGTCTCGCCGAGGGCGACACCGTCATGTTCCACACACGGATGTCCGCCATCGGCTACGTGGCGGGAGGCCCCCCGACCCTCATCGGTGCCCTCCGTGAGGTCGTTGGGGACCGGGGGACCCTGATGGTGACCTGCGGCTGGAACGACGCCCCGCCGTACGATTTCACCGACTGGCCGCAGGCCTGGCAGGAAGCAGTACGGGCCGGTCATCCCGCCTACGACCCGGTGTCGAGCGAGGCCGACCATGACAACGGCCGCCTGCCGGAGGCACTGCGCCGGTGGCCCGGGGCCGTCCGCAGCCGGCACCCCGACGTGAGCTTCGCCGCGCTCGGGGCGGCGGCCGGCGAGCTGACGGCCGATCATCCGTGGGACGACCCGCACGGACCGGGCAGTCCGCTCGGCCGGCTGGTCGCCCTGGGAGGGCGGGTGCTGATGCTGGGGGCACCGCTGGAGACCCTCACCCTGCTGCACCACGCCGAGGCGCTCGCCGACGTTCCGGGCAAACGCTTCGTGGAGTACGAGCAGCCGGTCCTGGTCGGCGGTGAGCGTGTCTGGCGCCGCTTCCGGGACATCGACTCGTCGGACGGAGCCTTCGACTACTCCTCCGTCACGCCTGCCGGCCAGGATCCCTTCGAGACGATCGTCCGGGACATGCTGGCCGCCGGGACCGGCCTCCGGGGCAGGGTCGGTGCGGCCGACAGCCACCTGTTCGAGGCGGACGAGGTCGTGGACTTCGGCCTCGCCTGGATCCAGGAGAAGCTGGGCGGCGCCGCCGTGTAG
- a CDS encoding tyrosine-protein phosphatase has product MTRVKASSCALAAALLVGLTAPAVSAHGAPAPSARDAHARIPFTQAEVTASDDGSYTVEWKAPGVRRVAVKANGRTVASGGATGKVIVRGLRAADRQWFDLVPARGGSLRLADRLVALEGSVNFRDAGGYRTADGRWVKMGEIYRSDALDKLTTADLAKLRRLSIRTVHDLRTESERSAAPDRLPAGAEHVVADVLAGSPAFTEMPTTPEESVGMMVEGEKFMVSGDTAKAAYRTVFGGIADDASRAVVFHCTAGKDRTGWANAALLTALGVPRSTVMADYLASNDYRAEANAEALASMPAEQAAVYKPLLDVRAEYLNSGFDEVGQEFGSFGAYEKEALGLDARDIRDLKRDLLVG; this is encoded by the coding sequence ATGACTCGCGTGAAGGCCTCCTCCTGCGCCCTGGCCGCCGCACTCCTCGTGGGGCTCACCGCCCCCGCAGTCTCGGCGCACGGCGCTCCCGCCCCCTCCGCGCGGGACGCGCACGCGCGCATTCCGTTCACGCAGGCCGAGGTCACCGCGTCCGACGACGGCTCCTACACGGTGGAGTGGAAGGCGCCCGGCGTACGCCGTGTCGCCGTCAAGGCGAACGGGCGCACCGTGGCGTCCGGTGGCGCGACCGGAAAGGTCATCGTCCGCGGGCTGCGCGCCGCCGACCGCCAGTGGTTCGACCTGGTGCCCGCGCGCGGCGGCTCCCTGCGCCTCGCCGACCGGCTCGTGGCGCTCGAAGGGTCCGTCAACTTCCGTGACGCGGGCGGCTACCGCACCGCCGACGGCCGCTGGGTGAAGATGGGCGAGATCTACCGCTCCGACGCCCTGGACAAGCTGACCACCGCCGATCTGGCGAAACTGCGGCGGCTGTCGATCCGCACGGTCCACGACCTGCGCACCGAGTCCGAGCGCTCGGCCGCACCCGACCGCCTCCCGGCGGGTGCCGAGCACGTCGTGGCCGACGTGCTGGCGGGGTCGCCCGCCTTCACCGAGATGCCGACGACCCCGGAGGAGAGCGTCGGGATGATGGTCGAGGGCGAGAAGTTCATGGTCAGCGGTGACACCGCCAAGGCCGCCTACCGCACGGTCTTCGGCGGGATCGCGGACGATGCCTCGCGTGCCGTCGTCTTCCACTGCACGGCCGGCAAGGACCGCACGGGCTGGGCGAACGCCGCCCTGCTCACCGCGCTCGGTGTCCCGCGCTCCACGGTCATGGCGGACTACCTGGCCTCCAACGACTACCGGGCCGAGGCCAACGCCGAGGCCCTCGCCTCGATGCCCGCCGAGCAGGCCGCGGTGTACAAGCCGCTGCTGGACGTCCGCGCCGAGTATCTCAACTCCGGCTTCGACGAGGTCGGGCAGGAGTTCGGTTCGTTCGGCGCCTACGAGAAGGAGGCGCTCGGCCTCGACGCCCGGGACATCCGCGACCTGAAGCGCGACCTGCTGGTGGGCTGA
- a CDS encoding MMPL family transporter codes for MATFLYRMGRAAFRRRWLVVLLWAVVLGAVGAGAAKAPGAGDEGTSFMPGIEAQKAFDLIGERFPGSDADGADARIVFIAPDGQKVTAAGHRAAVETLVEEAAGQPKVAGAVSPFQAGAVSEDASTAYATVSYRVAAGDLTDADKEALESVIGEARDAGLTVEVGGTALATQPAAGGAGEVIGIGLAAVVLLITFGSLAAAGLPLLTAVIGVGVSMCAILALGSALGLSMTTGTLASMLGLAVGIDYALLVVSRYREERANGHVPTEAAGLAVGTAGSAVVFAGLTVVIALAGLSVIGVPMLTKMGLCAAGAVVIGVLVALTLVPALLGMWPDAVLSRKARRRDSRAAAGQHGGAEDNGGTRWARFVLRRPVAVLVACVVGLGVLALPAADLDMGMPGAEAKPVSSTERRAYDALADGFGAGFNGPLTVVTDVRGAADPQAAAASIAERIKGTDGVVSVSPPQFNAAGDTALFSAVPSTGPSDQTTKDLVHTIRAERPGLEEATGATFEVTGSTAMNIDVAQSLQDALVPYLAVIVLLSLVLLMVVFRSVLVPVKAAFGFLLSVLASLGAVVAVFQWGWGAELLGVEQAGPVMSLMPIFLVGIVFGLAMDYEVFLVARMREAYVHGERPAQAVVTGFRHSARVVAAAAVIMIAVFSGFVGSGESMIKTMGFGLAVAVLLDAFVIRMAFVPAVLALLGHRAWWLPRWLDRVLPRVDIEGTGLTREPAPVQDPSGGVRPQEPVRT; via the coding sequence GTGGCTACCTTCCTGTATCGCATGGGCCGCGCCGCCTTCCGGCGGCGTTGGCTCGTGGTCCTCCTGTGGGCCGTGGTCCTCGGCGCCGTCGGGGCCGGTGCCGCCAAGGCTCCCGGCGCCGGTGACGAGGGCACGTCCTTCATGCCCGGCATCGAGGCGCAGAAGGCGTTCGACCTCATCGGCGAGCGCTTCCCGGGCTCGGACGCGGACGGCGCCGACGCACGGATCGTGTTCATCGCCCCTGACGGGCAGAAGGTGACGGCGGCCGGTCACCGCGCCGCCGTCGAGACGCTGGTGGAGGAGGCGGCCGGACAGCCCAAGGTCGCCGGTGCCGTGAGCCCCTTCCAGGCCGGCGCGGTGAGCGAGGACGCCTCCACGGCGTACGCCACCGTCAGCTACAGGGTCGCGGCAGGTGACCTCACCGACGCGGACAAGGAGGCGCTGGAGAGCGTCATCGGCGAGGCCCGGGACGCCGGACTCACCGTGGAGGTGGGCGGCACCGCGCTCGCCACGCAGCCGGCCGCGGGCGGGGCGGGTGAGGTCATCGGCATCGGGCTCGCCGCCGTCGTCCTGCTGATCACCTTCGGCTCTCTCGCGGCGGCGGGGCTGCCGCTGCTCACCGCTGTCATAGGCGTCGGCGTCAGCATGTGCGCGATCCTCGCCCTCGGCAGCGCCCTCGGGCTGTCCATGACCACCGGCACGCTCGCCTCGATGCTCGGCCTCGCCGTCGGCATCGACTACGCCCTGCTCGTCGTGTCGCGCTACCGCGAGGAGCGCGCGAACGGCCACGTGCCCACCGAAGCGGCGGGTCTCGCCGTCGGCACGGCCGGATCGGCCGTGGTCTTCGCGGGTCTCACCGTCGTCATCGCGCTGGCCGGACTGTCCGTCATCGGCGTTCCGATGCTGACGAAGATGGGGCTCTGTGCCGCCGGGGCCGTCGTCATCGGAGTCCTGGTCGCGCTGACGCTGGTGCCCGCCCTCCTCGGGATGTGGCCGGACGCGGTGCTCTCCCGGAAGGCGCGGCGCCGTGACTCCCGGGCCGCCGCCGGGCAGCACGGCGGGGCCGAGGACAACGGAGGCACACGCTGGGCCCGGTTCGTGCTGCGCCGCCCGGTCGCGGTGCTGGTGGCCTGTGTCGTGGGGCTCGGTGTGCTCGCCCTGCCCGCCGCCGACCTGGACATGGGCATGCCGGGTGCGGAGGCCAAGCCGGTCTCGTCGACGGAGCGGCGCGCCTACGACGCGCTCGCCGACGGTTTCGGCGCGGGCTTCAACGGTCCGCTGACGGTCGTCACCGACGTCCGGGGCGCGGCCGACCCGCAGGCCGCAGCCGCCTCGATCGCCGAGCGGATCAAGGGCACGGACGGCGTGGTGTCCGTCTCCCCGCCGCAGTTCAACGCGGCGGGCGACACCGCGCTCTTCTCCGCGGTGCCCTCCACCGGTCCGAGCGACCAGACCACCAAGGACCTCGTGCACACCATCCGGGCGGAGCGGCCCGGTCTGGAGGAGGCGACCGGGGCGACCTTCGAGGTCACCGGCTCCACCGCGATGAACATCGACGTCGCCCAGTCGTTGCAGGACGCCCTCGTGCCGTACCTGGCCGTCATCGTGCTGCTGTCCCTGGTGCTGCTGATGGTCGTCTTCCGCTCGGTGCTGGTGCCCGTGAAGGCCGCCTTCGGATTCCTGCTGTCGGTCCTGGCGTCGCTCGGCGCGGTCGTGGCCGTCTTCCAGTGGGGTTGGGGCGCGGAGCTGCTGGGGGTGGAGCAGGCCGGGCCGGTCATGAGCCTGATGCCGATCTTCCTGGTGGGCATCGTGTTCGGTCTGGCCATGGACTACGAGGTGTTCCTCGTCGCCCGGATGCGCGAGGCGTACGTCCATGGGGAGCGTCCCGCGCAGGCGGTCGTCACCGGCTTCCGGCACAGCGCCCGGGTGGTCGCCGCGGCGGCGGTGATCATGATCGCGGTCTTCTCCGGATTCGTCGGATCCGGCGAATCCATGATCAAGACCATGGGCTTCGGCCTCGCGGTCGCCGTTCTCCTCGACGCCTTCGTCATCCGCATGGCCTTCGTCCCCGCCGTCCTCGCCCTGCTCGGGCACCGGGCGTGGTGGCTGCCCCGGTGGCTCGACAGGGTGCTGCCCCGCGTCGACATCGAGGGCACGGGGCTGACCCGGGAGCCGGCTCCCGTGCAGGACCCCTCCGGCGGCGTCCGCCCGCAGGAACCGGTCCGCACCTGA
- a CDS encoding MFS transporter: MTDLQLKPRLAGPREWAALAVLVLVVMLLAIDGTVLYLAVPSLTEDLSPTSTQVLWIGDIYAFVLAGLLITMGNVADRIGRKRLLLMGSAAFGAASVLAAFAPDAEALIAARALLGVAGATLMPSTLSIVRSVFLDPAQRTRAIALWSVGATAGAALGPLVGGVLLENFWWGSVFLINVPIMVLALVGGWFLLPESRGTTGHRIDLASSALSILAIVPLVYAVKRWIGSGPDLPVLLAAVVGLLAGWVFLRRQTRLTVPLLDVSLFRVPAFAGAVGANALAIFAFLGLLFFFSQYLQMVRDYGPLHAGLAELPATLASIVVIAVIGFLVTRLGAGRSIGFGLGLGALGLAGIGATAPWASYWGLGASLVALGLGIGIAMTLSTDSVVSAVPKERSGAAAAIAETGYELGGALGIAVLGSLQTAMYRSRLELPQDLGAGERATAHESLASALATTDDAAVIAAARAAFSSAMQMTSFVAAVLLLVAAVIAWRVIPSASTGKVHHDAA, encoded by the coding sequence ATGACCGATCTCCAGCTGAAGCCACGGCTCGCGGGCCCCCGCGAATGGGCCGCGCTCGCCGTACTCGTGCTCGTCGTGATGCTGCTCGCCATCGACGGCACGGTGCTGTACCTCGCGGTGCCGTCGCTGACCGAGGACCTGTCCCCGACGTCCACGCAGGTGCTGTGGATCGGTGACATCTACGCGTTCGTACTGGCAGGGCTGCTGATCACGATGGGCAACGTCGCCGACCGGATCGGCCGCAAGCGCCTCCTGCTGATGGGGAGCGCTGCGTTCGGCGCGGCTTCCGTGCTCGCGGCCTTCGCACCCGACGCGGAGGCCCTGATCGCGGCCCGGGCCCTGCTCGGCGTGGCCGGCGCCACGCTGATGCCCTCGACCTTGTCGATCGTGCGCTCCGTCTTCCTCGACCCCGCGCAGAGGACGCGCGCGATCGCACTCTGGTCGGTCGGCGCCACTGCGGGGGCCGCCCTGGGGCCGCTGGTGGGCGGCGTACTCCTGGAGAACTTCTGGTGGGGGTCCGTCTTCCTCATCAACGTGCCGATCATGGTGCTGGCGCTGGTCGGCGGATGGTTCCTGCTGCCGGAGTCACGCGGCACCACCGGCCACCGCATCGACCTGGCCTCCTCGGCGCTCTCGATCCTGGCCATCGTGCCCCTGGTCTACGCCGTCAAGCGCTGGATCGGCAGCGGACCCGACCTGCCCGTGCTCCTCGCCGCCGTCGTGGGGCTGCTCGCCGGATGGGTCTTCCTGCGCCGGCAGACACGCCTCACGGTCCCGCTGCTGGACGTCTCGCTGTTCCGGGTCCCCGCGTTCGCCGGTGCCGTCGGTGCGAACGCGCTGGCCATCTTCGCCTTCCTCGGCCTGCTCTTCTTCTTCTCCCAGTACCTCCAGATGGTGCGGGACTACGGTCCCCTGCACGCCGGACTCGCCGAGCTGCCCGCGACCCTCGCCTCCATCGTGGTCATCGCCGTGATCGGCTTCCTGGTCACCCGGCTGGGCGCCGGACGCTCCATCGGCTTCGGCCTCGGCCTGGGCGCGCTCGGTCTCGCCGGGATCGGCGCGACCGCGCCTTGGGCGTCCTACTGGGGACTCGGAGCCTCGCTGGTCGCCCTGGGACTCGGCATCGGGATCGCGATGACACTGTCCACCGACTCGGTGGTCAGTGCGGTACCGAAGGAGCGGTCGGGCGCCGCGGCCGCCATCGCGGAGACCGGTTACGAACTGGGTGGCGCCCTCGGTATCGCGGTCCTGGGCTCGCTGCAGACCGCGATGTACCGCTCCCGGCTTGAGCTGCCGCAGGACCTGGGCGCGGGAGAACGCGCCACGGCCCACGAGTCGCTGGCATCGGCGCTGGCCACGACCGATGACGCGGCGGTCATCGCCGCCGCCCGGGCCGCGTTCTCCTCGGCGATGCAGATGACATCATTCGTGGCGGCCGTCCTGCTGCTGGTGGCGGCCGTGATCGCCTGGCGGGTGATCCCGTCGGCCTCCACGGGGAAGGTGCACCATGACGCTGCCTGA
- a CDS encoding ABC transporter permease gives MPELLHDTATVFSREITPELRSPAGIVLAMGQPLLFLVLFGSMLVGTDADLGAGTGDIWQWFVPGILVMMCLMGPLSAGHGMLSEMTGGQMERFLVTPVSRTSLILGRAAKDTATLFAQAILITAIAIPLGMELHLTGALATMALLIVMAVGLSALSYILAIASLPSGNLFWMVTQMLIFPVTLLSGILLPVEAAPGWLSTAASVNPVTYVVDAARALFIGDFPDASVLHGALAATAIAAIGLGFSTRAMKRGF, from the coding sequence GTGCCTGAGCTCCTCCACGACACCGCCACGGTCTTCTCCCGTGAGATCACGCCCGAGCTGCGCTCCCCGGCCGGCATCGTCCTCGCCATGGGGCAGCCTCTGCTGTTCCTCGTCCTGTTCGGCTCGATGCTCGTCGGCACCGATGCCGACCTCGGGGCCGGTACCGGCGACATCTGGCAGTGGTTCGTCCCCGGCATCCTCGTGATGATGTGCCTCATGGGGCCGCTCTCGGCCGGTCACGGCATGCTCAGCGAAATGACAGGGGGACAGATGGAACGCTTCCTCGTCACCCCCGTCAGCCGCACCTCACTCATCCTCGGACGCGCCGCCAAGGACACGGCCACCCTGTTCGCCCAGGCGATCCTCATCACCGCCATCGCCATTCCACTGGGCATGGAACTCCACCTGACCGGCGCCCTGGCCACCATGGCGCTGCTCATCGTCATGGCGGTCGGACTCAGCGCCCTGTCCTACATCCTGGCCATCGCCTCACTGCCCAGCGGCAACCTGTTCTGGATGGTCACGCAGATGCTGATCTTCCCGGTCACGCTGCTCTCCGGCATCCTCCTGCCGGTCGAGGCCGCTCCCGGCTGGCTGAGCACGGCCGCCTCGGTCAATCCCGTCACCTACGTCGTAGACGCCGCCCGGGCCCTGTTCATCGGCGACTTCCCCGATGCGTCCGTGCTCCACGGCGCCCTGGCCGCAACAGCGATCGCCGCCATCGGGCTGGGCTTCTCCACCCGCGCCATGAAACGCGGCTTCTGA